From a region of the Enterobacter cancerogenus genome:
- a CDS encoding YfhL family 4Fe-4S dicluster ferredoxin yields MALLITKKCINCDMCEPECPNEAISMGESIYEINSDRCTECIGHYETPTCQKVCPIPNTILKDPAHAESEEQLWDKFVMMHHADKL; encoded by the coding sequence ATGGCGCTGTTAATCACCAAAAAATGCATCAATTGCGATATGTGCGAACCCGAATGCCCGAACGAGGCCATTTCGATGGGTGAGAGCATTTATGAGATTAACAGCGACCGCTGCACCGAATGCATCGGCCACTACGAGACGCCGACCTGTCAGAAGGTGTGCCCTATCCCCAATACCATTCTTAAAGATCCGGCACACGCTGAGAGCGAAGAGCAGCTGTGGGACAAGTTTGTCATGATGCACCACGCGGACAAACTTTAA
- a CDS encoding MurR/RpiR family transcriptional regulator, producing the protein MNCLIRIRQRYAGFAQSDKKLADFLLSQPDRARHLSSQQLASEAGVSQSSVVKFAQKIGFKGFPALKLALSEALVSNPNPQSMPVHNQIRGDDPMRLVGEKLIKEKVAAMHATLDVNTEEKLLDSVAMLRNARRIILTGIGASGLVARNFGWKLTKIGLNAIVEQDMHALLATVQAMDPEDVLLAISYSGERREINMATDETLRVGGKILAITGFTPNALQQRATRCLYTIAEEQATRSAAISSTSAQMMLTDLLFMALVQQDLEHAPERIRHSEALVKKLV; encoded by the coding sequence ATGAACTGTTTAATTCGCATTCGCCAGCGTTACGCGGGCTTTGCCCAGAGCGATAAGAAGCTCGCGGACTTTCTACTGTCCCAGCCCGATCGGGCGCGCCATCTTAGCTCGCAGCAGCTGGCGAGCGAGGCGGGGGTAAGCCAGTCCAGCGTGGTGAAATTTGCCCAGAAGATTGGTTTTAAAGGCTTCCCGGCGCTGAAACTGGCGCTCAGCGAAGCGCTGGTCAGTAACCCGAACCCGCAGTCGATGCCGGTGCATAACCAGATCCGCGGCGACGATCCGATGCGCCTGGTGGGCGAAAAGCTGATTAAAGAGAAGGTCGCGGCCATGCATGCGACGCTCGACGTCAACACCGAAGAGAAGCTGCTGGATAGCGTCGCGATGCTGCGTAACGCGCGGCGCATTATTTTGACCGGGATTGGCGCGTCCGGGCTTGTGGCGCGTAACTTTGGCTGGAAGCTGACAAAAATCGGTCTTAACGCCATTGTTGAGCAGGATATGCATGCCCTGCTGGCGACGGTCCAGGCAATGGATCCTGAAGACGTGCTGCTGGCGATCTCCTATTCCGGCGAACGCCGGGAGATCAATATGGCGACGGATGAAACGCTGCGCGTGGGTGGCAAAATTTTGGCTATCACCGGTTTCACCCCTAACGCGCTGCAACAGCGTGCGACACGCTGTCTGTATACCATCGCCGAAGAACAGGCCACGCGCAGCGCAGCCATCTCCTCCACCAGCGCCCAGATGATGCTGACGGATCTGCTGTTTATGGCTCTCGTTCAGCAGGATCTTGAGCATGCGCCGGAGCGGATCCGCCACAGCGAGGCGCTGGTAAAAAAACTGGTTTGA
- the murQ gene encoding N-acetylmuramic acid 6-phosphate etherase yields MNLGSLVSETRNPQTMDLDALSTLELVNRFNQQDTLVALAVKETLPEVAKAVDAAAAALKAGGRIIYMGAGTSGRLGVLDASECPPTFGVPHGLVVGLIAGGPGALLKAVEGAEDSKQLGEDDLKALNLTAQDLVVGLAASGRTPYVIGGLEYARQTGCTTVAISCNPGSPIAQVADIAISPVVGPEALTGSTRLKSGTAQKLVLNMISTGAMVKFGKVYQNLMVDMKATNVKLVDRACRMVVEATGISREEAEKVLKQTDYDVKPAILMILSGLDAAAARASLERHQGFLRAALENV; encoded by the coding sequence ATGAATCTTGGCTCACTTGTTTCTGAAACGCGCAACCCGCAAACCATGGATCTGGATGCGCTCTCCACGCTGGAACTGGTTAACCGTTTTAATCAGCAGGATACGCTGGTCGCGCTGGCGGTGAAAGAGACATTACCAGAGGTCGCGAAGGCGGTCGATGCGGCAGCGGCCGCGCTGAAAGCCGGTGGACGCATTATTTACATGGGCGCAGGCACCAGCGGACGTCTCGGTGTGCTGGACGCGTCTGAATGCCCGCCGACCTTTGGCGTACCGCATGGCCTGGTGGTGGGGTTGATCGCCGGTGGTCCTGGCGCGTTGCTTAAGGCGGTAGAAGGGGCGGAAGACAGCAAACAGCTGGGTGAGGATGACCTGAAGGCGCTGAACCTGACCGCGCAGGATCTGGTGGTGGGCTTGGCAGCCTCGGGGCGCACGCCGTACGTCATTGGCGGCCTCGAGTACGCCAGGCAGACCGGGTGCACCACGGTGGCTATCTCCTGCAACCCCGGCTCCCCGATTGCGCAGGTGGCAGATATTGCTATCTCGCCGGTCGTCGGGCCTGAAGCGCTTACCGGCTCCACGCGGCTGAAGTCCGGAACCGCACAAAAACTGGTACTGAATATGATCTCTACCGGCGCGATGGTGAAATTTGGCAAGGTTTACCAGAACCTGATGGTGGATATGAAGGCCACCAACGTGAAGCTGGTGGACAGAGCGTGTCGCATGGTGGTGGAAGCCACAGGGATAAGCCGCGAGGAGGCGGAAAAGGTACTCAAGCAGACGGACTACGATGTGAAACCGGCCATCCTGATGATATTAAGCGGGCTGGATGCAGCCGCCGCACGAGCCAGCCTTGAAAGGCATCAAGGCTTCCTGCGGGCGGCATTAGAAAACGTATAA
- a CDS encoding PTS transporter subunit EIIC, whose translation MEKTAALAGDILKGIGGEKNIQRLENCMTRVRVEVHDDEQLDIMRLKQLPGVSGYVKQGQQHQLIVGPGKAAQVVDAMRAQMGGEATATVNDAERTKAQAKAKYKAPMSDALRQLANVFIPLIPAFIASGLITGIINILKRPDIVGDFATHYPNLLGILGIFGSAVFAIMSILVGVNTAKVFGGSMAMGGVMAGILSSPQLAQITLFGEALQPGRGGVIAVLLVVILMCWIEKRLRALLPGSLELILNPLLTTLIAGGIAIVALQPLGGWISEAIAHGASLAIDRGGLLVGAVLSGTFLPLVLTGLHQGLVPIHVELVQAHGYNALLPILSMAGVGQVGAALAVLMKTRNARLKKVIKGAMPVGLLGIGEPLIFGVTLPLGKPFLAACLGGAVGGALISYWKVATVITFGLSGLPLALTIVTGKVMLYLLGYLVTVIAGFLFTWLLGFNDPEE comes from the coding sequence ATGGAAAAAACAGCAGCGCTCGCCGGCGACATCCTGAAGGGAATCGGTGGGGAAAAAAATATACAGCGTCTGGAAAACTGCATGACGCGCGTGCGCGTCGAGGTGCATGACGATGAGCAGCTCGACATTATGCGTCTTAAGCAGCTTCCTGGCGTCAGCGGCTACGTCAAGCAGGGGCAACAGCATCAGCTGATCGTCGGGCCGGGAAAAGCGGCACAGGTGGTTGATGCCATGCGTGCGCAAATGGGCGGTGAGGCGACAGCGACAGTTAACGATGCCGAGCGTACCAAAGCGCAGGCGAAAGCCAAATACAAAGCCCCGATGAGCGATGCGCTGCGCCAGCTGGCAAACGTCTTTATTCCCCTGATCCCGGCGTTTATTGCCTCCGGCTTAATCACGGGGATCATTAATATCCTCAAGCGTCCGGACATCGTGGGTGATTTCGCCACCCACTATCCGAACCTGCTGGGCATTCTGGGGATCTTCGGCAGCGCCGTGTTTGCCATCATGAGCATTCTGGTCGGGGTCAACACTGCGAAGGTGTTTGGCGGCTCGATGGCCATGGGCGGCGTGATGGCGGGCATTTTGTCCAGCCCGCAGCTGGCGCAGATCACGCTGTTTGGTGAGGCACTTCAGCCAGGCCGGGGCGGCGTCATTGCCGTGCTGCTGGTGGTCATCCTGATGTGCTGGATTGAGAAAAGACTGCGCGCCCTGCTGCCGGGCTCGCTTGAGCTTATCCTCAATCCGCTGCTGACGACGCTTATCGCAGGCGGAATCGCCATCGTTGCGCTGCAGCCGCTGGGGGGATGGATCTCCGAGGCGATTGCGCACGGTGCCTCTCTGGCTATCGATCGCGGCGGCTTGCTGGTCGGCGCGGTGTTGTCGGGGACGTTCCTGCCGCTGGTACTGACCGGTCTGCATCAGGGGCTGGTACCGATCCACGTCGAACTGGTACAGGCGCACGGGTATAACGCGTTGCTGCCGATTCTCTCTATGGCCGGGGTGGGTCAGGTGGGCGCGGCCCTCGCGGTACTGATGAAAACCCGCAATGCGCGGCTGAAAAAAGTGATCAAAGGCGCGATGCCGGTCGGATTACTCGGCATCGGTGAGCCATTAATTTTCGGCGTGACGCTGCCATTGGGTAAGCCCTTTCTTGCCGCCTGTCTGGGCGGTGCGGTAGGTGGGGCGCTGATTAGCTACTGGAAAGTGGCGACCGTGATTACCTTTGGGCTGTCGGGTTTACCGCTGGCATTAACGATCGTCACCGGAAAAGTCATGCTCTATCTGTTAGGCTATTTGGTAACGGTAATTGCAGGTTTCCTGTTTACCTGGCTATTAGGATTCAACGACCCAGAGGAGTAA
- the yfhb gene encoding phosphatidylglycerophosphatase C, with protein sequence MANHERRVVFFDLDGTLHQQDMFGTFMRYLLRRQPVNALLVLPLLPVIGIALLVKGRAARWPMSLLLWGCTFGHSDARLKQLEQDFVHWFRGHVTAFPVVQERLTQYLDANDADIWLITGSPQPLVEQVYVDTPWLPRVNLIATQISRGYGGWVLTLRCLGHEKVVQLEKRIGTPLRLYSGYSDSKQDNPLLYFCQHRWRVTPSGELQQLE encoded by the coding sequence TTGGCAAATCACGAGCGTCGCGTTGTCTTTTTCGACCTGGACGGAACGCTGCACCAGCAGGATATGTTCGGCACGTTTATGCGCTACCTGCTGCGGCGTCAGCCTGTGAATGCGTTGCTCGTCTTACCGCTCTTACCCGTCATTGGCATTGCGCTGCTGGTGAAAGGCCGTGCCGCGCGATGGCCAATGAGCCTGCTGCTGTGGGGCTGCACGTTCGGCCACAGCGATGCGCGGCTTAAACAGCTCGAACAGGATTTTGTGCACTGGTTTCGCGGTCATGTGACCGCGTTTCCCGTAGTTCAGGAAAGGCTCACTCAGTATCTCGATGCCAATGACGCCGATATCTGGTTGATTACCGGCTCGCCGCAGCCGCTGGTTGAGCAGGTTTACGTTGATACCCCGTGGCTACCGCGCGTCAATCTCATCGCCACGCAGATCTCAAGAGGATATGGTGGCTGGGTGCTCACCCTGCGCTGCCTCGGGCACGAAAAAGTCGTCCAGCTTGAAAAGCGCATCGGTACGCCGCTGCGTCTTTACAGCGGCTACAGCGACAGCAAACAGGACAACCCGCTTCTCTACTTTTGCCAGCACCGCTGGCGCGTCACGCCGTCAGGTGAACTCCAGCAACTCGAATAG
- the tadA gene encoding tRNA adenosine(34) deaminase TadA, giving the protein MSNPERDHEYWMRHALTLAQRAWEEGEVPVGAVLVHNNQVIGEGWNRPIGRHDPTAHAEIMALRQGGLVMQNYRLLDTTLYVTLEPCVMCSGAMVHSRIGTLVFGARDEKTGAAGSLMDVLGHPGMNHQVKIIGGVLAPECSGLLSDFFRMRRQQKKQQKAELTRSDD; this is encoded by the coding sequence TTGTCCAACCCTGAACGCGATCATGAATACTGGATGCGCCACGCGCTTACGCTGGCCCAACGTGCCTGGGAAGAGGGCGAAGTCCCCGTGGGGGCCGTGCTGGTCCATAATAATCAGGTCATTGGGGAAGGGTGGAATCGGCCAATTGGCCGCCACGATCCGACCGCGCACGCCGAGATTATGGCGTTACGTCAGGGCGGACTGGTGATGCAAAACTATCGCCTGCTTGATACCACGCTGTACGTTACGCTCGAGCCCTGTGTCATGTGCTCAGGGGCGATGGTCCACAGCCGCATCGGCACGCTGGTTTTTGGTGCCCGGGATGAAAAAACCGGGGCGGCAGGCTCGCTGATGGATGTTCTTGGTCACCCGGGGATGAACCACCAGGTGAAGATTATCGGTGGGGTACTTGCACCAGAATGTTCGGGTCTATTGAGTGACTTCTTTCGAATGCGTCGGCAGCAGAAAAAGCAGCAAAAGGCAGAATTGACGCGGTCGGACGATTAA
- the mltF gene encoding membrane-bound lytic murein transglycosylase MltF, with protein sequence MKKLKINYLLIGIVTLLLAVALWPSIPWFGKAENRIAAIQERGELRVSTLSSPLIYSDINGKTIGLDYELAQQFANYLGVKLKVTVRQNINQLFDDLDHNEADILAAGLVYNSERSKSYQPGPTYYSVSQQLVYRVGSLRPRSLAGIGEQQLTIAPGHVVIDDLRALKETKYPDLSWTVDPKLGTNALLEQVKDKKIPYTIADSVAISLFQRVHPEIAVALDVTDEQPVTWFTQLDNDQTLSAAMLDFYNTINEDGTLARLEEKYLGHGDDFDYVDTRSFLRAVDSVLPDLQPLFEKYAQEIDWKLLAAISYQESHWDTQATSPTGVRGLMMLTKNTAQSLGLTDRTDAEQSISGGARYLQDMMGKVPESVPEEERIWFALAAYNMGYAHMLDARALTAKTKGNPDSWSDVKQRLPLLSQKPWYNKLTYGYARGHEAYAYVENIRKYQISLVGYLLEKEKEAAEAQQLAQSYPIVAPDELNRPTASILPFAAFSAADAFERSHSIDPNILVQVPHR encoded by the coding sequence TTGAAAAAATTAAAGATTAATTATCTGCTCATCGGCATTGTGACGTTGCTGCTGGCAGTGGCCCTCTGGCCTTCAATCCCCTGGTTCGGTAAAGCCGAAAACCGCATCGCCGCCATTCAGGAGCGGGGGGAACTGCGCGTCAGTACACTTTCTTCGCCGCTTATCTACAGCGACATCAACGGCAAAACCATCGGCCTGGACTATGAGCTGGCGCAGCAGTTCGCCAACTACCTCGGCGTGAAGCTGAAGGTGACCGTGCGCCAGAACATCAACCAGCTGTTTGACGATCTCGACCATAACGAGGCGGACATACTTGCCGCCGGACTGGTGTACAACAGCGAGCGCAGCAAGAGTTATCAGCCAGGCCCGACCTACTACTCCGTTTCCCAACAGCTGGTCTACCGCGTCGGCAGCCTGCGCCCGCGCTCGCTTGCCGGGATTGGCGAGCAGCAGCTGACCATCGCCCCTGGCCATGTGGTGATTGACGATTTACGCGCGTTAAAAGAGACGAAATACCCGGATCTCAGCTGGACGGTTGACCCTAAGCTTGGCACCAACGCGCTGCTGGAGCAGGTGAAGGATAAAAAAATTCCGTACACCATTGCCGACTCGGTGGCGATCAGCCTGTTTCAGCGCGTTCACCCCGAAATCGCCGTCGCGCTGGACGTCACGGACGAACAGCCGGTGACCTGGTTTACCCAGCTTGATAACGATCAGACCCTCTCAGCGGCCATGCTGGATTTCTACAACACCATCAATGAAGACGGTACGCTGGCCCGCCTGGAAGAGAAATATCTCGGCCACGGTGATGACTTCGATTACGTCGATACCCGCAGTTTCTTACGCGCCGTCGATAGCGTCCTGCCTGACCTGCAGCCGCTGTTTGAGAAATATGCCCAGGAAATTGACTGGAAATTACTGGCGGCTATTTCGTATCAGGAATCACACTGGGATACGCAGGCGACCTCCCCTACCGGCGTGCGTGGCCTGATGATGCTGACCAAAAACACGGCACAGAGCCTTGGCCTGACTGACCGCACCGATGCCGAGCAGAGTATCAGCGGTGGTGCACGCTACCTGCAGGATATGATGGGGAAAGTGCCTGAATCAGTTCCGGAAGAGGAACGTATCTGGTTTGCGCTGGCGGCCTATAACATGGGGTACGCGCACATGCTGGATGCCCGTGCGCTGACGGCGAAAACGAAGGGTAATCCGGACAGCTGGTCTGACGTTAAGCAGCGCTTGCCGCTCTTAAGCCAGAAGCCGTGGTACAACAAGCTGACCTACGGTTACGCGCGTGGGCATGAAGCCTACGCCTATGTGGAGAATATTCGTAAATATCAGATAAGCCTGGTGGGTTATCTGCTGGAAAAAGAAAAAGAGGCTGCCGAAGCGCAGCAGCTGGCGCAAAGCTACCCGATCGTCGCGCCGGACGAGCTTAATCGTCCGACCGCGTCAATTCTGCCTTTTGCTGCTTTTTCTGCTGCCGACGCATTCGAAAGAAGTCACTCAATAGACCCGAACATTCTGGTGCAAGTACCCCACCGATAA
- the purL gene encoding phosphoribosylformylglycinamidine synthase, whose translation MMEILRGSPALSAFRINKLLARFQAANLPVSNIYAEYVHFADLNAPLNTEEREQLERLLKYGPSLSSHTPTGTLILATPRPGTISPWSSKATDIAHNCGLNQINRLERGVAYYVEASTLTAEQWQTVAAELHDRMMESVFTSLDDAQKLFSHHQPAPVQSVDLLGQGRQALIDANLRLGLALAEDEIDYLHDAFVKLNRNPNDIELYMFAQANSEHCRHKIFNADWIIDGEQQPKSLFKMIKNTMEHTPDHVLSAYKDNAAVMEGSEVGRFFADREAGRYDFHQEPAHILMKVETHNHPTAISPWPGAATGSGGEIRDEGATGRGAKPKAGLVGFSVSNLRIPGFEQPWEEDFGKPERIVTALDIMTEGPLGGAAFNNEFGRPALNGYFRTYEEKVDSHNGEELRGYHKPIMLAGGIGNIRADHVQKGEIVVGAKLIVLGGPSMNIGLGGGAASSMASGQSDADLDFASVQRDNPEMERRCQEVIDRCWQLGDANPILFIHDVGAGGLSNAMPELVSDGGRGGRFNLRDILNDEPGMSPLEIWCNESQERYVLAVAADQLPLFDELCRRERAPYAVIGEATEEQHLSLNDTHFDNQPIDLPLDVLLGKTPKMTRDVQTRKAAGKALDRQAITVADAVNRVLHLPAVAEKTFLVTIGDRTVTGMVARDQMVGPWQIPVANCAVTTASLDSYYGEAMALGERTPVALLDFAASARLAVGEALTNIAATQIGDIKRIKLSANWMAAAGHPGEDAGLYEAVKAVGEELCPALGLTIPVGKDSMSMKTRWQEGNEQREMTSPLSLVITAFARVEDVRHTVTPQLSTEDNALLLIDLGKGHNALGATALAQVYRQLGDKPADVRDVAQLKGFYDAIQALVAQRKLLAYHDRSDGGLLVTLAEMAFTGHCGVEANIASLGDDRLAALFNEELGAVIQVRAADRDAVDAVLAQHGLADCVHYLGKAVQGDRFVIEADGHVVFSESRTTLRMWWAETTWQMQRLRDNPECADQEHEAKANDNDPGLNVKLSFDINDDIAAPYIATGARPKVAVLREQGVNSHVEMAAAFHRAGFDAIDVHMSDLLAGRTGLDDFQALVACGGFSYGDVLGAGEGWAKSILFNSRVRDEFETFFHRPQTLALGVCNGCQMMSNLRELIPGSEAWPRFVRNRSDRFEARFSLVEVTQSPSLLLQGMVGSQMPIAVSHGEGQVEVRDAAHLAQLESKGLVALRFVDNLGKVTETYPANPNGSANGITAVTSESGRATIMMPHPERVFRTVSNSWHPENWGEDSPWMRIFRNARKQLG comes from the coding sequence ATGATGGAAATTCTGCGTGGTTCGCCTGCACTGTCTGCCTTCCGTATCAACAAACTGCTGGCACGCTTTCAGGCAGCCAACCTTCCGGTAAGCAATATTTACGCTGAGTATGTCCATTTTGCTGATCTGAACGCCCCCCTGAACACAGAAGAGCGCGAGCAGCTGGAACGCCTGCTCAAGTATGGTCCAAGCCTGAGTAGCCACACGCCAACCGGCACACTGATCCTTGCTACCCCGCGTCCGGGCACCATCTCCCCCTGGTCTTCTAAAGCCACCGACATCGCTCACAACTGCGGTCTGAACCAGATTAACCGTCTGGAACGCGGTGTGGCGTACTATGTTGAAGCCTCTACCCTGACTGCGGAACAGTGGCAGACCGTAGCCGCTGAACTGCACGATCGCATGATGGAGAGCGTATTTACCTCTCTGGACGACGCGCAGAAGCTGTTCTCCCATCACCAGCCTGCGCCAGTGCAGAGCGTGGATCTGCTGGGGCAGGGCCGTCAGGCGCTGATTGACGCCAACCTGCGTCTCGGCCTGGCGCTGGCGGAAGACGAAATCGACTACCTGCACGATGCCTTTGTGAAGTTGAACCGCAACCCGAACGACATCGAGCTGTATATGTTCGCGCAGGCCAACTCTGAGCACTGCCGCCACAAGATTTTCAACGCCGACTGGATTATTGACGGCGAACAGCAGCCGAAGTCGCTGTTCAAAATGATTAAAAACACCATGGAGCACACCCCTGACCACGTACTGTCTGCCTATAAAGACAATGCCGCGGTGATGGAAGGCTCTGAGGTGGGCCGCTTCTTCGCCGATCGCGAAGCAGGGCGCTACGATTTCCATCAGGAACCTGCGCATATCCTGATGAAGGTAGAAACGCACAACCACCCGACGGCGATCTCTCCGTGGCCGGGCGCGGCAACGGGGTCCGGCGGTGAAATCCGTGACGAAGGCGCAACGGGCCGCGGTGCAAAACCGAAGGCGGGTCTGGTGGGCTTCTCGGTCTCTAACCTGCGTATTCCGGGCTTTGAACAGCCGTGGGAAGAAGACTTCGGCAAGCCGGAGCGCATCGTGACCGCGCTGGATATCATGACCGAAGGTCCGCTGGGCGGCGCGGCGTTTAACAACGAGTTTGGTCGTCCCGCGCTGAACGGCTATTTCCGTACCTATGAAGAGAAGGTGGACAGCCACAACGGCGAAGAGCTGCGCGGCTACCACAAGCCGATCATGCTGGCAGGCGGGATCGGTAACATTCGCGCCGATCACGTTCAGAAAGGTGAGATCGTGGTGGGCGCGAAGCTGATCGTCCTCGGCGGCCCGTCAATGAACATCGGTCTGGGCGGCGGGGCTGCTTCCTCAATGGCCTCCGGCCAGTCTGACGCCGATCTCGATTTCGCCTCCGTGCAGCGTGATAACCCTGAAATGGAGCGCCGCTGTCAGGAAGTGATCGACCGCTGCTGGCAGTTGGGCGACGCTAACCCGATCCTCTTTATTCACGACGTGGGCGCAGGCGGTCTGTCTAACGCCATGCCGGAGCTGGTGAGCGACGGCGGACGCGGCGGGCGCTTTAACCTGCGCGACATTCTGAACGATGAGCCAGGCATGAGCCCGCTGGAAATCTGGTGTAACGAATCCCAGGAGCGCTACGTGCTGGCTGTTGCCGCCGACCAGTTGCCGCTGTTTGACGAGCTGTGCCGCCGCGAGCGCGCCCCGTATGCCGTCATCGGTGAAGCGACGGAAGAACAGCACCTGAGCCTGAACGACACCCACTTCGATAATCAGCCTATCGATCTGCCGCTGGACGTGCTGCTCGGCAAAACGCCAAAAATGACCCGCGATGTCCAGACCCGTAAAGCCGCGGGTAAGGCGCTGGATCGTCAGGCAATCACCGTGGCTGACGCGGTCAACCGCGTGCTGCACCTGCCTGCCGTCGCGGAGAAGACGTTCCTGGTGACCATTGGCGACCGTACCGTCACCGGCATGGTGGCGCGTGACCAGATGGTTGGCCCGTGGCAGATCCCGGTGGCGAACTGTGCCGTAACCACCGCGAGCCTCGACAGCTACTACGGCGAAGCGATGGCGCTGGGTGAACGTACGCCGGTGGCGCTGCTGGACTTCGCCGCCTCTGCCCGTCTGGCGGTCGGTGAAGCGCTGACCAACATCGCCGCGACGCAGATCGGTGATATCAAACGGATCAAACTCTCCGCGAACTGGATGGCCGCAGCCGGACACCCGGGAGAAGATGCTGGCCTGTACGAAGCCGTGAAAGCGGTGGGTGAGGAATTGTGTCCTGCGCTTGGCCTGACCATTCCGGTGGGTAAAGACTCTATGTCGATGAAAACCCGCTGGCAGGAAGGCAACGAGCAGCGCGAGATGACCTCCCCGCTGTCGCTGGTGATTACCGCCTTTGCCCGCGTGGAAGACGTGCGTCATACCGTGACGCCACAGCTCTCTACCGAAGACAACGCCCTGCTGCTGATTGACCTCGGCAAAGGGCATAACGCGCTCGGTGCGACCGCGCTGGCGCAGGTATATCGTCAACTCGGCGACAAGCCGGCAGACGTGCGCGACGTCGCTCAGTTAAAAGGCTTCTACGACGCGATTCAGGCGCTGGTGGCGCAGCGTAAGCTGCTGGCCTACCACGACCGCTCTGATGGCGGCCTGCTGGTCACCCTGGCCGAGATGGCCTTCACCGGCCACTGCGGCGTTGAGGCGAACATCGCCTCGCTGGGGGATGACCGTCTGGCGGCGCTGTTCAATGAAGAGCTGGGCGCGGTGATTCAGGTGCGTGCGGCGGATCGCGACGCGGTCGACGCTGTTCTGGCGCAGCACGGTCTGGCTGACTGCGTGCATTATCTGGGTAAAGCCGTTCAGGGTGACCGCTTCGTGATTGAAGCAGACGGCCACGTGGTGTTCAGCGAAAGCCGTACCACGCTGCGTATGTGGTGGGCTGAAACCACCTGGCAGATGCAGCGCCTGCGCGACAACCCGGAATGTGCCGATCAGGAACACGAGGCCAAGGCTAACGACAACGATCCTGGCCTCAACGTGAAGCTCTCCTTCGACATCAACGACGACATTGCGGCACCGTACATTGCCACCGGCGCGCGTCCAAAAGTGGCGGTACTGCGCGAGCAGGGCGTTAACTCCCACGTTGAGATGGCGGCCGCCTTCCACCGTGCGGGCTTTGATGCCATTGACGTTCACATGAGCGACCTGCTGGCAGGGCGTACCGGTCTGGATGATTTCCAGGCGCTGGTGGCGTGCGGCGGTTTCTCCTACGGCGATGTGCTGGGCGCGGGTGAGGGCTGGGCGAAATCGATCCTGTTCAACAGCCGCGTGCGCGATGAGTTCGAGACCTTCTTCCACCGTCCGCAGACGCTGGCGCTGGGCGTGTGTAACGGCTGCCAGATGATGTCTAACCTGCGCGAACTGATCCCGGGCAGCGAAGCCTGGCCGCGCTTTGTGCGTAACCGCTCTGACCGCTTCGAAGCGCGTTTCAGCCTGGTGGAAGTAACGCAAAGCCCGTCACTTCTGCTGCAGGGAATGGTCGGGTCACAGATGCCCATTGCGGTTTCTCACGGCGAAGGTCAGGTCGAAGTGCGTGATGCCGCGCACCTGGCGCAGCTTGAAAGCAAAGGCCTGGTGGCGCTGCGCTTTGTCGATAACCTCGGTAAGGTAACCGAAACGTACCCGGCTAACCCGAACGGTTCGGCAAACGGGATCACCGCTGTGACCAGCGAAAGCGGTCGGGCGACGATTATGATGCCGCACCCTGAGCGCGTGTTCCGTACCGTGAGCAACTCCTGGCACCCGGAAAACTGGGGCGAGGACAGCCCGTGGATGCGCATCTTCCGCAACGCACGTAAACAGTTGGGGTAA